The following proteins come from a genomic window of Streptomyces sp. NBC_00539:
- the glyA gene encoding serine hydroxymethyltransferase — MTARRHPALSATDPELASFVAAEETLQAQTLRLIPSENYVSAAVLEASGTVLQNKYSEGYPGRRYYEGQQNIDRVEALAVERAKGLFGVDHANVQPYSGSPANLAVYLAFARPGDTVMGMALPMGGHLTHGWGVSATGSWFRGVQYGVRADTGLVDYDAVRDLALAERPKIMFCGGTALPRTIDFAAFASIAKEAGALLVADVAHIAGLIAGGAHPSPAGHVDVISTTTHKTLRGPRGAMLMCREEHAKAIDKAVFPGLQGGPHNQTTAGIAVALHEAAQPAFVTYAHAVVANAKALAASLLERGFDLVSGGTDNHLILMDLTSRGVPGKVAAKALDRAGIVVNYNTVPFDPRKPFDPSGIRIGTPSLTSRGLSVEHMPVVADWIARAVDAAGSADERTLTAIRAEVSDLMAAFPAPGLPLS; from the coding sequence ATGACAGCGCGCCGCCATCCCGCCCTTTCCGCGACCGACCCCGAGCTGGCGTCGTTCGTCGCGGCCGAGGAAACCCTCCAGGCGCAGACGCTCCGCCTCATCCCGAGCGAGAACTACGTGTCGGCGGCGGTGCTGGAGGCCTCCGGCACCGTCCTGCAGAACAAGTACAGCGAGGGCTACCCGGGCCGCCGTTACTACGAGGGCCAGCAGAACATCGATCGCGTCGAGGCCCTCGCCGTCGAGCGGGCCAAGGGCCTGTTCGGCGTCGACCACGCGAACGTGCAGCCGTACTCCGGTTCCCCGGCGAACCTGGCCGTGTACCTGGCCTTCGCCCGGCCGGGCGACACGGTGATGGGCATGGCGCTGCCGATGGGCGGGCACCTCACGCACGGCTGGGGCGTCTCGGCGACGGGCTCCTGGTTCCGGGGCGTGCAGTACGGGGTCCGCGCCGACACCGGGCTCGTCGACTACGACGCGGTCCGCGACCTCGCCCTCGCCGAGCGGCCGAAGATCATGTTCTGCGGCGGTACCGCGCTCCCGCGCACGATCGACTTCGCGGCCTTCGCGTCGATCGCCAAGGAGGCGGGCGCCCTCCTGGTCGCGGACGTGGCGCACATCGCGGGCCTGATCGCGGGCGGGGCGCACCCGAGCCCGGCGGGTCACGTGGACGTCATCTCCACGACCACCCACAAGACCCTGCGGGGTCCGCGCGGCGCGATGCTGATGTGCCGGGAGGAGCACGCGAAGGCCATCGACAAGGCGGTCTTCCCGGGCCTCCAGGGCGGCCCGCACAACCAGACGACGGCGGGCATCGCGGTGGCCCTGCACGAGGCGGCGCAGCCGGCCTTCGTCACGTACGCGCACGCGGTCGTCGCCAACGCGAAGGCGCTGGCCGCGTCGTTGCTGGAGCGGGGGTTCGACCTGGTGTCCGGGGGTACGGACAACCACCTGATCCTGATGGACCTGACCTCGCGGGGGGTGCCGGGGAAGGTGGCGGCGAAGGCGCTGGACCGGGCGGGGATCGTGGTGAACTACAACACGGTGCCGTTCGACCCGCGCAAGCCGTTCGACCCGTCGGGGATCCGGATCGGGACGCCGTCGCTGACGTCGCGGGGGCTGTCGGTGGAGCACATGCCGGTGGTGGCGGACTGGATCGCGCGGGCGGTCGACGCGGCCGGTTCCGCGGACGAGCGGACGCTGACCGCGATCCGCGCGGAGGTCTCGGACCTCATGGCCGCCTTCCCGGCCCCGGGGCTCCCCCTCTCCTGA
- a CDS encoding glutathionylspermidine synthase family protein gives MKRHTIEPRPDWQKTVEEQGLIYPLTRYPDDSLRPYWDESAYYSFSLPEVEALENVVEELHAMCLAAAAHIVEQNRFADLGINDAELAARIAESWRRRAEQPSLYGRFDLRYDDCGAPAKLLEYNADTPTSLVEAASPQWFWMEERFPGADQWNSLHERLVEAWRRQAELLPPGPVHFAHSETDELGEDLMTVAYLQETAEQAGLATHALSVEQIGWDSLSGRFVDDRLRFIRSCFKLYPWEWLAEDAFGPQVLATYDHGGGSGSTCWIEPLWKMLLANKALLAILWELFPEHPNLLPAYLDGPRELAGTTGFAAKPLLGREGAGVTLHPVGGEPFAPEEDETYVFQALAPLPDFDGNRVVLGAWVVEEEAAGLGIRESAGPVTDEYARFLPHVIL, from the coding sequence GTGAAGCGGCACACCATCGAGCCCCGCCCCGACTGGCAGAAGACCGTCGAGGAGCAGGGCCTGATCTACCCCCTGACCCGCTACCCCGACGACTCCCTGCGCCCCTACTGGGACGAGAGCGCGTACTACTCCTTCTCGCTCCCCGAGGTCGAGGCGCTGGAGAACGTGGTCGAGGAGCTGCACGCCATGTGCCTCGCCGCGGCCGCCCACATCGTCGAGCAGAACCGTTTCGCGGACCTCGGCATCAACGATGCCGAACTCGCCGCCCGCATCGCCGAGTCCTGGCGGCGCCGCGCCGAACAGCCGTCCCTCTACGGCCGTTTCGACCTGCGCTACGACGACTGCGGCGCCCCGGCCAAGCTGCTGGAGTACAACGCGGACACCCCCACCTCCCTGGTCGAGGCGGCGAGCCCGCAGTGGTTCTGGATGGAGGAACGCTTCCCCGGCGCCGACCAGTGGAACTCGCTGCACGAGCGCCTCGTCGAAGCGTGGCGCCGGCAGGCGGAACTGCTGCCCCCCGGGCCCGTCCACTTCGCGCACTCCGAGACCGATGAGCTCGGCGAGGACCTGATGACGGTCGCCTACCTCCAGGAGACCGCCGAGCAGGCCGGTCTGGCCACGCACGCCCTGTCCGTGGAACAGATCGGCTGGGACAGCCTGTCCGGCCGGTTCGTCGACGACAGGCTGCGGTTCATCCGCAGCTGCTTCAAGCTCTACCCGTGGGAGTGGCTGGCCGAGGACGCGTTCGGCCCGCAGGTCCTCGCCACGTACGACCACGGCGGCGGCTCCGGCAGCACCTGCTGGATCGAGCCCCTGTGGAAGATGCTGCTCGCCAACAAGGCGCTGCTGGCGATCCTGTGGGAGCTCTTCCCCGAGCATCCCAACCTGCTGCCCGCCTATCTCGACGGGCCGCGCGAGCTCGCGGGAACCACCGGGTTCGCGGCCAAGCCGCTGCTGGGCCGCGAGGGCGCGGGCGTCACCCTGCACCCGGTGGGCGGGGAGCCGTTCGCGCCGGAGGAGGACGAGACGTACGTCTTCCAGGCCCTGGCCCCGCTGCCGGACTTCGACGGCAACCGGGTGGTGCTCGGCGCGTGGGTCGTCGAGGAGGAGGCGGCGGGACTGGGCATCCGGGAATCGGCGGGGCCGGTCACGGACGAGTACGCCCGCTTCCTGCCCCACGTCATCCTCTAG
- a CDS encoding carboxymuconolactone decarboxylase family protein, whose protein sequence is MTTNEATGYAPEEPARLNWYKHAPEVYKAMVALEIASKKDLDPVLVELVKTRASQLNNCAFCLDMHTKDALAAGERVERLVQLSAWRESRHFYTEKELAALALTDSVTVLTDGFVPDEVYAAAAGHFEDTELVQLIAVITTINAWNRFGVTCRLVPGHYKPGSMGH, encoded by the coding sequence ATGACGACGAACGAAGCCACCGGATACGCCCCCGAAGAGCCCGCCCGCCTGAACTGGTACAAGCACGCCCCCGAGGTCTACAAGGCGATGGTCGCCCTGGAGATCGCGTCCAAGAAGGACCTCGACCCGGTCCTGGTGGAGCTGGTCAAGACCCGTGCCTCGCAGCTCAACAACTGCGCCTTCTGCCTGGACATGCACACCAAGGACGCCCTGGCGGCCGGCGAGCGCGTCGAGCGCCTCGTCCAGCTCTCCGCCTGGCGCGAGTCCCGGCACTTCTACACCGAGAAGGAGCTGGCGGCGCTCGCACTGACGGACTCGGTGACCGTCCTCACGGACGGTTTCGTTCCCGACGAGGTCTACGCGGCCGCCGCCGGGCACTTCGAGGACACCGAGCTGGTCCAGCTGATCGCCGTGATCACGACGATCAACGCCTGGAACCGGTTCGGCGTCACCTGCCGGCTGGTCCCGGGCCACTACAAGCCGGGCTCCATGGGGCACTGA
- the pdxR gene encoding MocR-like pyridoxine biosynthesis transcription factor PdxR: MTESWATFGADLHLDLATGRGLRAGLAEALREAARSGRLAPGTRLPSSRSLAADLAIARNTVAEAYAELVAEGWLTARQGSGTRVAERARPRRTAAAPAARVRPPVHRGPAYSLISGSPDLGGFPRAAWAAATRRALVGAPNEALGYAVDARGRVELREALAGYLARARGVYADPGRIVLCAGFAHGLMLLSKVLRGRRVRDVAVEGYGLGVHRELLTGAGLRTHPLRLDAAGARTDELPGKAVGAVLLTPAHQFPTGVALTPERRTAAVDWARTTGGLILEDDYDGEFRYDRQPVGALQGLDPDRVVYLGTASKSLAPGLRMGWMVVPQALLEEVLAAKGHTDWTSGAVEQLTLAEFIRSGAYDRHVRGMRTRYRRRRDAVVEAVSARASVTGVAGIAAGLHVVLDLARGMERPVLQAAAGQGLALEGLSAFRHPLSDLPPREAVVVGYGNPPDSAWSPTLSALLAALP, translated from the coding sequence ATGACGGAATCCTGGGCCACTTTCGGCGCCGACCTGCACCTCGACCTCGCCACCGGAAGGGGTCTGCGGGCCGGGCTGGCCGAGGCCCTGCGCGAGGCGGCGCGCAGCGGGCGGCTGGCGCCCGGGACCCGGCTGCCGTCCTCGCGCTCCCTCGCGGCGGACCTGGCCATCGCCCGCAACACGGTCGCGGAGGCGTACGCGGAACTCGTGGCCGAGGGCTGGCTGACGGCCCGCCAGGGCTCCGGCACCCGGGTCGCGGAGCGGGCCAGACCGCGCCGCACCGCTGCTGCGCCCGCCGCCCGGGTACGTCCCCCCGTGCACCGGGGGCCCGCGTACAGCCTGATCTCCGGCTCGCCGGACCTGGGCGGCTTCCCCCGCGCGGCCTGGGCGGCGGCGACCCGACGGGCGCTCGTGGGCGCCCCGAACGAGGCGCTCGGGTACGCGGTGGACGCACGGGGCCGGGTGGAGCTGCGCGAGGCGCTGGCCGGGTACCTGGCGCGGGCGCGCGGCGTCTACGCGGACCCCGGGCGCATCGTGCTGTGCGCGGGGTTCGCGCACGGGCTGATGCTGCTGTCGAAGGTGCTGCGGGGGCGGCGGGTACGGGACGTGGCGGTGGAGGGGTACGGCCTCGGCGTACACCGGGAACTGCTCACGGGGGCCGGGCTGCGGACGCACCCGCTGCGGCTGGACGCAGCCGGGGCGCGGACGGACGAACTGCCCGGCAAGGCGGTGGGCGCGGTACTGCTCACCCCGGCGCACCAATTCCCGACGGGGGTCGCGCTGACGCCGGAGCGGCGGACGGCGGCGGTCGACTGGGCGCGTACCACGGGCGGCCTGATCCTGGAGGACGACTACGACGGGGAGTTCCGCTACGACCGCCAGCCGGTCGGCGCGCTCCAGGGGCTGGACCCGGACCGCGTGGTCTACCTGGGGACGGCGAGCAAGTCCCTGGCGCCGGGGCTGCGGATGGGGTGGATGGTGGTGCCGCAAGCGCTGCTGGAGGAGGTGCTCGCGGCCAAGGGCCACACCGACTGGACCTCCGGCGCGGTGGAGCAGCTGACGCTGGCCGAGTTCATCCGGTCCGGGGCGTACGACCGGCACGTGCGGGGGATGCGCACGCGGTACCGCAGGCGCCGGGACGCGGTGGTCGAGGCGGTTTCCGCCAGGGCGTCGGTGACGGGGGTCGCCGGCATCGCGGCGGGGCTGCACGTGGTCCTGGACCTCGCGCGGGGCATGGAGCGGCCGGTGCTCCAGGCGGCGGCCGGGCAGGGCCTCGCCCTGGAGGGCCTGTCGGCCTTCCGCCACCCCCTTTCGGACCTGCCGCCGCGTGAGGCGGTGGTGGTCGGCTACGGCAACCCGCCGGACAGCGCGTGGTCGCCGACCCTGTCGGCCCTCCTGGCGGCCCTCCCGTAG
- the rocD gene encoding ornithine--oxo-acid transaminase, whose product MSKTADAIRSADAHSAHNYHPLPIVVSSAQGAWMTDVEGRRYLDMLAGYSALNFGHGNRRLIDAARAQLERVTLTSRAFHHDRFADFCTELAALCGKEMVLPMNTGAEAVETAVKTARKWGYEVKGVPDGHAKIVVAADNFHGRTTTIVSFSTDHEARDHFGPYTPGFEIVPYGDLTALSHALTSNTVAVLLEPVQGEAGVLVPPAGYLQGVRELTRERNVLFMADEIQSGLGRTGETFACAHEGVVPDVYILGKALGGGVVPVSAVVADRDVLGVFRPGEHGSTFGGNPLACAVALEVIAMLRTGEYQQRATELGDHLHRELNLLVGSGAVTAVRGRGLWAGVDIDPARGTGREISEKLMELGVLVKDTHGSTIRIAPPLVISKEDLDWGLDRLRTVLAV is encoded by the coding sequence GTGTCGAAGACTGCTGATGCCATCCGCTCCGCCGACGCGCACAGCGCGCACAACTACCACCCGCTCCCGATCGTCGTCTCGTCGGCGCAGGGCGCGTGGATGACCGACGTGGAGGGCCGCAGGTACCTCGACATGCTCGCCGGCTACTCGGCGCTCAACTTCGGCCACGGCAACCGCCGTCTGATCGACGCCGCCCGCGCGCAGCTGGAGCGGGTCACCCTCACCTCCCGCGCCTTCCACCACGACCGCTTCGCGGACTTCTGCACCGAACTCGCCGCCCTGTGCGGCAAGGAGATGGTGCTGCCGATGAACACGGGTGCGGAGGCCGTGGAGACGGCGGTCAAGACCGCCCGCAAGTGGGGGTACGAGGTCAAGGGCGTCCCGGACGGACATGCCAAGATCGTCGTGGCGGCCGACAACTTCCACGGCCGGACCACCACCATCGTGTCCTTCTCGACGGACCACGAGGCCCGCGACCACTTCGGGCCGTACACCCCCGGGTTCGAGATCGTGCCGTACGGGGACCTCACCGCGCTCTCCCACGCCCTGACCTCGAACACCGTGGCCGTGCTGCTGGAGCCGGTCCAGGGCGAGGCGGGCGTCCTCGTCCCGCCGGCCGGCTACCTCCAGGGCGTACGGGAACTCACGCGCGAGCGGAACGTCCTGTTCATGGCGGACGAGATCCAGTCGGGCCTCGGCCGTACCGGCGAGACCTTCGCGTGCGCGCACGAGGGGGTCGTGCCGGACGTGTACATCCTCGGCAAGGCGCTGGGCGGCGGCGTGGTCCCCGTCTCCGCCGTGGTCGCCGACCGGGACGTGCTGGGGGTGTTCCGGCCCGGCGAGCACGGGTCCACCTTCGGCGGGAACCCGCTGGCCTGTGCCGTCGCCCTGGAGGTGATCGCGATGCTGCGGACCGGCGAGTACCAGCAGCGCGCCACCGAGCTCGGCGACCACCTGCACCGGGAGCTGAACCTGCTGGTGGGCAGTGGCGCCGTGACCGCCGTACGGGGCCGCGGCCTGTGGGCGGGCGTCGACATCGACCCGGCGCGCGGCACGGGCCGGGAGATCTCCGAGAAGCTGATGGAGCTGGGGGTGCTGGTGAAGGACACCCACGGATCGACCATCCGGATCGCCCCTCCGCTGGTGATCAGCAAGGAGGACCTGGACTGGGGCCTGGACCGGCTGCGGACGGTGCTGGCCGTCTGA